DNA from Ferrovum sp. PN-J185:
GATGTTAAAAGTTATCCAGAGGACAGTTTTGAAAACATGCGTCATTGGGCCAAAGAACTCAACTTTCCCTTTCCATATGTGATTGATACAACACAAGAGATCGCAAAAAGATATAACGCAGTTTGCACACCTGACTTCTTTGGATTTAATCATCAATTAAAACTACAATATAGAGGTCGACTGGATCCGTATGGAATTAATAGGGCTCCAGAAAACAGAGAAAGGGAGCTTTTTGACGCTATGGCTACAATTGCACAAGGCGGGAAAGGCCCTGAGAAACAAACGCCTTCAGTTGGTTGCTCAATTAAATGGGCTTAAAAAATGCGGGGGACGCCTCCCCCGCTAAGACCTTCGCACTTAAAGAGTTCTTTTGTTAAGGCTTACGCGCAATGACGCCCATTAATGCAGACAGACCATGGTGCCCCTTTCCCTCTGAGACCATCTCTTCATATTGAGTTAATTGTTCAATACGCCAATCCTGCAGTAAAGACCGGATGATCTCCTCTGTGTAGAGATTTTCTAAAACAGAAGGTCCTCCTGTCTTATATTCAAGCTGTTTTGGTGTATAACCCTGTAGCACTAATCCTCCCCCGGGACGAGTGAGTTGCGTTATAACAGAAAATAACTTTTGTCTTGTTATCGGATCGGCAAACTGGACAAAAATAGCAACTACCCAGTCATACTGAACGGTTGAATGTTCTTTAATCCAACTGTCTGATAACAAATCAGCGCATTCAAAATTAACGGTGGTATGGTATTTATCAGCTAAGCGTTTGGCTTTTTCAACCGCTACATTTGAAATTTCAACAGCTGTAACATCTAAACCCTGTCTTGCCAACCAAACAGAATTTCGTCCTTCTCCATCGGCTATACATAATACTTTCTGACCTGGTTTAAATAAATTTAACTGTCTCACTAAAAATGCATTCGGTTCTTCACCAAATAAGTAATTATCACCGACAGACTGATAGCGTTCAGTCCAAATACTTTGTTGTGGATTTACATTCATTAGTGATCGATCTCATCTTTGGATAATAAACGAGAACTCTCATTCTCACCCCACATGGCATTTAATATTGCCAATAGCACCGCAAAACCTATACCTAAAACCCAAGCAAAATACCACATAACTTAGTCTCCTAAATCTATTACTACTCAATATTAATAAGCAGAATGGTCGTGATCTTTAATAAACTGTAAAGTCACTTTTCCAGCCATTACTTTGTATGCCCAAGAGGTGTAAAAAATAATTGTTGGGACAAATATCAATGCTGCTACAAGCATGATGCCCAAAGTCGTTTTACTAGATACACTGTCCCAAACCGTTAACGACGAGTTGTACATGGTTGACGATGGCATAATAAAAGGAAACATAGATACACCAGCAGTGCCAATTACTCCAGCAATAGATAGCGATGAGAAAACAAAAGCCAATAAAGTTTTATTAAAACGTAAGGCAAAAATAGCGATAAATGCGCCTAAATAAGCGACAAGTGGAACAACTTTAGTCCATGGCATAGTGTAATAGTTAGTAAGCCATGCGCCTTGTTCACGAATAACAGTTTTAGCCAAAGGATTAGCCAACTGAT
Protein-coding regions in this window:
- a CDS encoding thioredoxin family protein, whose translation is MPALSSPICNFNWPATDFALTGVDGKTYTLQNSRGENGLLVMFICNHCPYVKAIIQRLCEDCQELQSYGINSIAIMSNDVKSYPEDSFENMRHWAKELNFPFPYVIDTTQEIAKRYNAVCTPDFFGFNHQLKLQYRGRLDPYGINRAPENRERELFDAMATIAQGGKGPEKQTPSVGCSIKWA
- a CDS encoding class I SAM-dependent methyltransferase codes for the protein MNVNPQQSIWTERYQSVGDNYLFGEEPNAFLVRQLNLFKPGQKVLCIADGEGRNSVWLARQGLDVTAVEISNVAVEKAKRLADKYHTTVNFECADLLSDSWIKEHSTVQYDWVVAIFVQFADPITRQKLFSVITQLTRPGGGLVLQGYTPKQLEYKTGGPSVLENLYTEEIIRSLLQDWRIEQLTQYEEMVSEGKGHHGLSALMGVIARKP
- the cydX gene encoding cytochrome bd-I oxidase subunit CydX, coding for MWYFAWVLGIGFAVLLAILNAMWGENESSRLLSKDEIDH